tgtcggcccaagtttgctacctaaacagaaagaaagactaTAAAGACTAGaaaacccataccgggtggcagcgcgagaacgtgaagcgataGAAAAGCAGGTAAagaaaatgcttcaagatgacgttattcagccgtcgaaaagttcttgggcatcgccggtagtgttagtcaaaaagaaggatggcagcttgcgcttctccgtcgactaccgcaaactcaacccggtcactaagaaggacgtttatccgctaccccgcatagacgattccctcgatagactacggcatgcatgctatttctcatcgatggatctaagaagcggctattggcaaatagaagtagacgaaagagaccgcgagaaaacagtattcgtgacacctgatggcctctatgaatttagggtacttcccttcggcctgtgctccgcgccggcaacattttagcggctaatggacaccgttttaTCAGGGCTCAAGTGGCAATCGTGCTTAGAATATCTAGACGATGTGACTatattctctgcgacatttgacgagcacatgaggcgactacgtgctgtttttcgagccatacggtccgccggtctctcgcttaagccggaaaaatgccattttggcttcgaagagcttctttttctcgGCCATGTTGCCATTCAGAACTTTTCATGCATTGCGTCGCCAttgacacgcctcaccagagaagatgtagcattcgtatgggatgaagatcagcaaaaagcattcgacgagctacggcaacaccttcaaaatccaccggtcctgggacacttcgatgaagacgccccgacagcagttcacaccgaggccagcaatatcggcttaggagctgtacttgtaCAGTGGTAAGACGGCGCTtaaaaagtaatagcttatgcatgtagaagcctttcccgcacagaagaaaattattccaccacagaaaaagagtgtcttgcggtggtttgggcggtgatcaaatttcgcccatatttgtacggccgctcgtttgatgttgtcagtgaccaccactcactttgctggctgacgaacttaaaagacacatcaggacgattggcgcgctggagccttaaacttcaagagttcgacatgactTGTGTACCAGTcgggaaagcggcatacggaagccgactgcctttctcgtgccccattcgaacctgcaagaacagaagatgacgacgctacagcgtttgttgcggttgtcaacacgactacgcctgcgcagcagcaacgcgaagacccagaattggagcccattattagcttcctggagggtcgcacttctactctgccaaaacgttttggaagaggacttccatcgttttgcttatgcaacgacgtcctctataaagtgaacttttctccgaacggcagcccctacttgctcgtcgtcccaccatctctcaggaatcaaatattgcaggcatgccatgatgaagcaCACGAACGCTCTGCACACGCTTCACACGAACGCTCTGCAGAGTGAGACAAAAGTAGtactggccaagattgacggcgaccgttcaacagtacgtccgtacatgccttgattgccagcggcggaaagtgccagccgtcaaaccagcaggcttcctccatcctatctaagtacccagaactccatttgcagaagtcggaatggatctgctaggcccatttccaacttctcctacgggacaccgatggattatcgtagaaacggactatctcacgcgctacgccgaaaccaaagctctgccgcggggaacggccagtgaagcagtATCGGTTTTTTATAGAGAATGTCgtactgagacatggcgcccccgcagtattaataactgacagaggaaccgcattcacagccgagctattgagcacagttttaagacttagtggcacatctcatcggcaggcaacggcgtaccatccgcaaatgaatggactcacggagcgcctcaataacatacttgcggatatgctttgcatgtatgttgatgtggagcataaaaactgggacgagatattgccatatgttacctttgcatacaatacggctcagcaagagacaacgaggatgacaccgttccgccttctccacggtcgcgatgtcacaaccatgctcgacgcaatgttgcTGCATGAACACGGATGCGATGGCGTCGATactgatgctgactacatcactcagcgtgctgaagaagcgcgacaacttgcacgcatacgtatcaatatagagcctgtgtttgtggtcgcaccaccgtcgttctgtgtgccgttcttcgcatcGTGCGACagtatatattgtcacgcgctaaggcaagcgcaagcaacagtaccaccAGCCAggcacgaagaatgccagacacgaagggacggttctccagctggcgcgggatcttcgacttcgtcgtcttctccgttcttgctgggcacccaatgatgattgttggctggctcaaaacaccaggtggcattattccccctcccaatgaagcatcgactcgatgctcaaacacaagacgtacatggaaagtacacaaattaggtaagacgcacaaaaaaatgtaaacgtgctagcccagatacggacatgcacactaggcaaaaaatgcgttctgtggtcgggaaaaaAATTCGCTTCGGAGTTCTTCGGAGGAGTACGCGACTATAGCAAAACGTTTGTTCAACAGTACACTAtgtgaacatcaccgtgtaaaatacggcttgaggcggacgacatgtacaatctctgcacggggtgatcggcgcttggacgatggcaggtctccgtcaggaatcacttcatagttcacgtcgctgacacgccttagtactgtgtacggtccgaagtacttgctcaggagtttctcgcggAGGCATCGCCGTCTAAtaggggtccaaacccaaacttggtcgccgggctcataggtaacttgtcgatggtggaaattgtaccttattgcatctgtagactgctgctgtcttatgtgcacacgggccagttgacgtacttcctcggcgcgctgaatgtactcctcgacgtcaggagctaactggtcgagctcatcgatgtcatcatacggaatcatggcgtcgagcatagtttgaacatgtcgaccataaacgagacgaaacggcgtgaatcgtgtagtttcctgcgtggcagtgttgtacgcaaacgttacgtacggcaggatttcgtcccacgttttgtgttgcacatccacgtacatagatatcatgtctgccagtgttttgtttagtctttctgtcaagcccttagtctgagggtggtatgcagtggcctttcgatgactcgtgtaactcaacttgaagatgtcgtacaggagcttcgccgtaaatgcggtccctcggtcagtgatgatgaatgacggtgcgccatgccgaagcacaatgtgatgcataaaaaactgggcaacctcagatgctgtcccgcgtggtagtgccttcgtctcagcgtaacgcgtcaagtaatcggttgcgtcaatgatccacttattgccggaggaagacaagggaaatgggccaagaaggtccattccaacttgatcaaacggcgtacgcggagggtcgatgggttgtagaaggcctgcaggcttgaaggggggtcacttgcggcgctggcattcacgacatcctttcacgtagcatttgacgcaagcagtcagtctaggccagtagtacagttgtcgtaccctgtccagagtccttgagtagcccaagtgaccagatgtcggctcgtcgtggcaggctaatagaatgtcgtcgcgaagggcttgaggcactactagaagatgtggtttgtcgccggcacctgtgtttttttttttgtataagatgccttctcgtaggcaaaacgacgacaaccgtcgcgaaatcgagcgaggaatggacgcgatgccgccttttaagtgatcgatgatgggccttaactcagtgtccgatcactgtttagcgagcagatccgacCTGCTGAGGGCCCCCAGGAAgacgctgtcatcttcctcgtcaggattctcagattcaacaggtgctcgtgatagcgtgtcagcatctttatgttttctgcctgacttgtatacgatggtgatgttaaattcctggagtcgtagactccaacgtgctaatcgtccagaagggtctcgaaggttggccaaccagcataaagcgtgatgatcggtcacaactttaaatggccgcccgtagagatacggcctaaactttgtagtagcccaaatgaccgcgaggcactccttctctgtggtggaataattggactcggcgcgtgacagagtgcggctcgcgtaggctataactcgttcagtcccgtcttgcctttgcaccaggatagctccgaaaccgatattgctggcgtcagtgcgtacttctgtgtcggcgtcctcatcgaaatgaccaagtacgggaggagaagacaatcgacgttgtagctcggcaaaggcggtctgttgttcatcagtccagaggaatggcacgtcgtcacccgtaaggcgaaatagcggctcggcaatcttcgaaaaatttacaatgaagcgtcgataatatgcgcacaagcccaaaaatcgtctgacacttttcttgtctgttggagctggaaaagcagctacggcagcagtcttctcgggatcgggccgaacacctgccgcgctcacgacgtgtccgagaaacttcagttcctcgtaaccaaaatggcatttctctggcttgagggtaaggtcagccgatcgaatggcttcgagtacattccgaaggcgtcgaaggtgctcgtcaaaagattGCGAAAAGagaacgacatcatcgagatagacgaggcagcttttccatttgaggtcagcaagaagggtatccatcattcgctggaatgtggctggagcggaacagaggcggaaagggagtactcgaaattcgtaaaggccgtccggagtaacaaaggcagttttctcgcggtcccgctcatctacttcaatttgccagtagccacttttcagatcgatagaggagaaatacttcgcgcgcctcagcctgtccagagaatcgtcgacacgaggcaacgggtacacgtctttctttgtgacattgtttagcttccggtagtcaacacaaaaccgaagcgtgccatctttctttttaacaagcatgACTGGAgatgaccaggggctgcatgaaggctgtattacacCGTCTTGAAgaatttccttcacctgcgtttgaatggcatgtcgttcggttggggaaacacgataaggctgttgccgtatggggtgcgcgtcgtcataggtgatgataagGTGTTTggtaatcgccgtttgacgtatcttcgacgactgtgcaaagcaagagtgaaactcgagtaacagctcgcgcaagggttgtttgttgtcttcaggaagcgttggactaatgtcgacgttgcgtaaaggtgcttcagcagtgccaattgcctcggaaacaaaacattcagtgacatcggcgattgggtcggcgtaggcgatgacagtaccggggagaaagtggcggtgttcgtagctgaagttcgtgacaagaacgtcagagtggccatcatgaagatcaataaggcttctgcTACTCAAACACAttgagaaagcaggagcgagtgattgctttctgcgaccgcttcaccgtgtaagagcctgtcacatgccacttgaaccacgacacttgcacgcggtggtaacgtgacagcgtcgtcgataaCGCGAAGAGGTActcgagggtggatggtgttggtcgtcgctgcaGCGCTCTTTGTcgagccccgcaggggcgtctgcgtcagcaggcctttagtgagttgcgccaccacctacccgagcacatgaggcttggaTCCTCCCGCGTCTcacgtgcgtggcttagccgtgtccggggaaaaggggatcctgggagttgagccgaagccgggtgtttggacctttatggcccctcggcagaggcaacacactcctttggcctctgcttcacgtagacggcacccctgggctgacccacccaggggaaatcggcagttgccttttcctatccccctcttaaatcttcgtctttctctctcactttcaatctatcctgtcttcttcgctcttctatttacttctgatcttctgggcagcgagggttaaccttgtgtgcgataaccaaccttggttatacatattgggttatagtggctgtgtactgctggcgctggcaggcTTTGTGTACATAGAATCttgccgcgtccccttgttgggctccgtggtgggcggctggcacagctgccggaaataaatatatttatggctttaagctcatTCGAAAAGCTGCCTGATCGCTCTCttttgaaaagagggcgcaccgaggaacctttaaactttttcgccaagagcaaaaagatcttcccacgtttccacgtgatccaTGCTGAATCCCACCAAAAGACTCTAAGAACcctatctccttttgttgtcgcGAAGTGCCTCACCGACATTCTGGGCCCAGGATACAAAATTACGAAGATGGCCagtggcgaccttctccttgaagtGTGTGACAAAATCCAACATGACAAACTGACAAATCTTGTTTCATTTGGTGACACTCAAATCTCAGTAAACCctcatcgttccctcaacagcacACGAGGTGTAGTTTCAGAACAGGACCTACTAGAATTGACAgaggcagagctcctagagggctggaaggatcAGCACCTAACAAATGTACAGAGAATTAAGATCCGGCGAGACGATAAGGAAATTCCGATAAAACACCTGATTCTCACTTTTTGTACCAGCACACTCCCTGAAcaaattgaaacaggctacatcaaactcAATGTCAGACCCTACATACCAAATCCccgacgctgttttaagtgccaaagattcggtcacggctctcagagctgctgCGGCCGTAGCACCTCTGCAAAGTGTGCGTcgcatgaccaccccgcggacaactgcaacgacccaccccactgtgcaaactgtgaggctgaacacccggcatattcacgctcctgtcccacatggaaaaaataaaaagaaattataacgctcaaagtaaaacaaaacatctccttcaaagaagcacgaaaacacctctcatttgtggggccttctttctccgaagtggcacggcagggggcactgccacaacggttctcggcggccgttcggaccacgcagagtggaccggcgttagcgccacccgcccccactgcggtatcagctagtgctgttccgccagCTAGCAAGCAGAGCCAGCAGTGCTCCGGGCCTGCGGGCTCTAGGacttctagggcctctgctcgcgcAGAGAAGCTCAAATCAACCGCGAGCGTAcaccgcgagcgggcatccagcgcctcggcggaggtgatggatacatCGCCAAGTGcatcggcgtctcagacgccgaaggatcggcgcagctctcaggagcgcgcaaaaaacgacaaaccccgcatcacggggcctgcaAAGGGCCCTGTGGGTTAATTTAGTTTTTCTCTCTTAAACAAACAGCACAAACTACTAtaaacatggatacacaaatattacattgaaacatcagaggtctcctccacaacctcgatgacgccAAAGAACTCTTATgtaagtttaatcctaaggtgctgtgtgtacaggagacATACCTAAAACCCACACAGACAGGCTTTCTCCCGCAATTTGCTAGCTTCCgcaaggaccgtgacgacgcCAACACCTCGTCCGGTGGTGTTGCAATAATAGTTGATAAATCCGTCGCATGTAGAGCTCTAGATCTtcaaacgcctcttgaggcagttgcgATTGGATCCTTACTGCTTGGAAAACTAGTCACTATTTGTTCTGTCTACATACTACCTAATTATCGACTCCAAAGAACAGAACTTGAGGGATTAATAGATGCCCTGCCACATCCTTACATAATggttggcgatttcaacgcacacaatacactttggggagactcccgatgtgATTCACGAGGCCGAATAATAGAACAAATCCTGCTCTCTTCAGGTGCCTGCGTGCTAAACAGGAAACAACCAACATATTACAGCATTGCACATAATACATGCAGTTCCATACACCTAAGCGTAGCATCCCCGACCTTAGTACCCTTATTAGAATGGAATGTTATTATGAACCCCtatggcagtgatcattttccTGTGTGCCTTAAATCTACAAGAGAACATCATCCTCCCCCACACGCGCCTCGATGGAAAATTGCGTCCGCAGACTGGGAAAAATTTAAGACAATGACGCACATGCCTCGAAATGCTCTTAGCGATTTTAATATAGATGCTGCTGTTgcttattttaccgcttttatcattgactgCGCATTAGAGTGCATCCCAGAAAACGAATGGGGCTCCAAAGAAACGGCGAGTGCCCTGGTGGAACGAGGACTGTAGGAATGCGCGGAAAAAACAGAATAAGGCTTGGGGCATGCTACGCCAGTCTCCAACAACTGAGAACCTCATTAACTTTAAACGTATAAAATCCCAAGGAAGACGAATACGGCGCATTGCTAGGAGAGAAAGCTGGGAAAATATATCTCTAGCATTAATTCCTACACGCAAGAAGGAAAAGTATGGAACCGGCTGACAAAAACAATAGGTCGTCAACCCTACCTCCTGCCTTTGGTCGATAACCAAGGCAACAACCTTGAACACCAGGCGAATGCTCTTGGACAGTATTTCGAGCAAGTGTCTAGCTCCGACCACTATTCAGAGTCATTCCTTAAACAAAAACAATTAGCAGAAAGCAGGCCGCTGAACAGGAAATTTAATGAAAATGAACTgtacaaccgtccgtttagtgTTGCCGAGTTCAGAAATTCCATAAACAAGTGTCAAAGCTCTGCCCCCGGAGCCGACAGGATTATGTATGAGATGATAAGGCATCTTCACTCTGACGCTGAAATGGCGCTGCTGTCCCTCTTTAAAGGCGCATTCACACCGGCCAAGCGGGAAAGCGGGCAGCGGCAGAAAGCAAGCGCATTTTCAATGCGGcgtggcggcgcgcgcgcggaGTTGTTCAGACCGCTCGCCCCGCCTAGCTGCCCGCGCGCCCGCAACGACGCCCGCGGAGCCTCGCATTTTCACGAAAGCGTCGAGAAGTTGCGGCACATTTGATAAGCCAGTCGTTCGCGCGCTCTCGCTGCTCTCGCTTGCTAACCACTTGTGAAGAATGATCAGctccgacgaagaagacgaaatAGTCGGCATTCTGCTAGCCGCTTCTGTAGCAGCTTTTCAAGAAGAGCAGCGAAAATCTCGAAGGAAGACAGCCCGCCAACGCCGCTGGTGGGTTCGCCCAGCCTTGCAAGAACGAGAGACAATGGACCGTTGCTACCCCACCTACGTTCGCTCGATGTGGAATACTACAGAGAGTGAGTATCCGTTCTGCACTCATGGGATTTGTGGTAGTGTATTAGTTCCGGCACGTACGCTGGAGCGTTGTACGTTACGTAACACATGTGCTTTTTCTGCAGCTATTTGAGGATGCCCCCGCGCTCCTTCGACACGTTATTGGAACTTCTGAAGCCAAGGATACAGAAAAGTGACCCAAACTACCGAAAAGCGATTCCTCCAGAGCACCGGCTAGCGCTAGCTGTCAGGTAAGGCATCAGCGCTATTAATTTAGCGCTTTTTGTTACTCTGTTTTCCTAGCAAGTGTCTTCTTACACGGCGACTGAGTGGGACCGTGCGAACACTATCGTGTTTTTCAATTTGTTTTTTGGCTCAGGTTCTTGGCTGCAGGAGAGACGCTGCGCTCCTCATCTTTCAATTTTCTATCTGGCCGCTCCACGGCTTGCGTGATTGTCGCCGAAGTATGCCAGGCCATTTGGGACGTCCTCGGGCAGATTTACGTCGCACGACCGTCAACTCCAGGCGAATGGCTAAAGGTAACCTGTTCATTTTCGTCTACGCATGGTTAATGTTGGTGTAAATATCGCTGTACACTGACTGTATTGTACAAGTAATTCTAACATTTGGTAATACATTTATTTATCATAGACATTTAATTTTTGTACGGCATCTCCAAAGCtctttctgcatttcaatttcttgcctTTTGCATTGCCGATCGCAGGTTGCGAGAGAGTTTGAGGACAAGTGGGACATGCCACATTGCCTCGGTGCGATAGATGGAAAGCACGTGAATGTCGAGTGTCCGGCAAACTCTGGAAGCAGAGACCGCAACTACAAAAATGCGTTCATCAAGTCACTGCTCGCATTGAGCGACGCCAACTACAGGTACGTATAATCAATCGTACCATCTCGCATATTAACAGTTTGAGCCTGCAGTCTAGTTTATAGAAATGTATTGTTTATTCTTGTCATGCTTTTCTTCGAAGCTTTAACTAACCACTATGACCACCATTGAAGTTTTGTGTTATTTTGATGATAAATGGTGTCCCTGAAATTTCTCACCAATAGAGTATACTTAATGCTTccctgctatttttttttcactacagTATCCAAGTGGTGTTCACCAAGAATTGAAGCTATGTGACATCATGCATTAAATAAAAATTTGTGTACAAGTTATCTGATAGTTGTTAAGCCGTTGCGGGGCAAATTTCTTCACCAAATGCGGGTCCACATTTCAAATCATCGTAGTGACCGTTCTTGGgaaaaaaatttccgtaattttttAGAGAAACCATATAATGCCATAAAATAATTTTTGAGATAAAGATGCATCGTTTATTCTTGAATAATAAGAATAAAATAATAATGCATCTCAGCATAAGAATAAATAAGTAGATGCACTGGAATGAATATGATGCACAGGTGTAGAAAAATGCCAGCACCAGATTATTGCCACCTTGGTGCCAGGCAGCGTAATAGCAAGACAGTACTGTTTCTTTAAAACGGTGAAGTTAAGATAACAAGAGAAACACGTTAATTTTCATTTTACTCTTATTACAACTCCAGAAAGTGAGAAAGATCCTATGTCATTACTGTATCCTACATCATTATTTGTCAGTTTTCTACAATTTAGTTGTTCGTATACTTATGAGTGATAGATCTCTTACATATCACTGCTACCTTTCTGCATACTTGTTTCCATTCTAGCTTCCTGTACGTTGAAATCGGCCACCATGGAAGCGAATCAGATGGTGGAATCTTCAGCAGGAGTAATCTACAAATGAAAATTCTTGACAGCACTCTTGGCCTTCCTGCATGTGCAAATCTTGGAAGGATAGGCGACATTCCTTATTTTTTCGTAGGCGATGAAGCCTTCCCTTTGAAGACTTACATGATGAGGCCGTATTCCAAAAAAAGTGAGTCGTGATATCGTCAACACAGTGCATCCACATTGTATAGCTATGACCTGCATTAGTTTGCGTAACTGTAACGGTTTGCTGCCTTGAAATATTCAAATTTGCTGTGCAGATCCTTAAACGTTTTCCTTTAGACATgtagctgaccccccccccccttcatctACTTATGTAGCTGATATATATATAACCTTGGTGACACTAAGAAACTTAAACCATATATCGGCATGTAGTGGCCCTCTCACTACATATGTAGGCACACTATAGCATAACACATAGTCAAGAGTTCTCAAGTCAGATTGTGCATGCTGCCATGTTAAAAGGTTATTTGTTTTAATGGGAGACCTTTGCATCGGAAATAACACACTACACTAAACGGTTACTTGCATTCTTGGTAAACAGGGATCCTGAAAAATTTTCACCTATACATAGCATTTCAGTGCAATCTCATTGAAGTGTTAGAATAAAAGTACAGGTCATTGTACCGCTGAAATTTTGCATCTTTTTTTTCCCTGCAGGTCTTCACCCTCTTCTCTCAGGAAGCTCATCTACAGTGCAACCGTGCTGTGCAGACAGCAGCGCAACCACACAATTTGAGGAGTTGCAGCAGAAAAGAATATTTAATTACAGGTTAAACAGGGCTCGCAGAGTTGTTGAAAATGCCTTCGGCATACTGGCACAGAGATGGCGGATCCTTCGCCGGCCTTTCAAGGCAAAGGAAGCTAACATCAGGAGGATAGTGTCTGCATGCGTAGTGCTCCACAACTTCCTTTTGAAGGAATCACCCGACTCAAAGACCATGTACTGTCCTCCGGGTACCACCGACACTGAGGACTGGCAAGGCAACCTGACTGATGGGAGCTGGAGGGCTGATGGCACAGATGGTGGAGCTCTGGTCACCTTGCACGGTGCAGGTTGCCACTCGGCCAGGTAATGTTGGCATAGCTATGAAAGTACTGTTTGTACCCGCACACCTAAGTTGCTGTACACATGTTTAAAGCACTTTCATTTGCCTAGGCTGCCACAATGGCAtattggtctgtctgtctgtcagtatTGTTGTTGCATATATGTTTGCGCTGacatacacacatatacatataatAGCTCTGGTATTTGCTTACTTTGCATGTTGACCGTCAGTATATCGCAATGAAGCACACCTCTGTTCCACGTAATTAAACAGTACATCACGACTTAAAACTAGTACATGCAGTGTTGCCTCGTAGGTATCTGTGGTATCGTAGGTATACGCTACAGGTAGTGCATAAACACTACACGTAACGTTGTAGCCTCCCCATTCTTGTGCCACTACAGGTGTGTGCTACTGTCACACAGTCGGTAAAAACCCTGATGTGTTTTCATGTGCCACACTTTTCCCCGCTTACTCCTCTCCTCACAACTCTTCCGACAAGATCTCTGGTCTGATGTCTCGCATTACGCATTCGCTTCAACTCCTGTTCACATTTTGACCTAGGCTGAGGAGTGCACGAACACTGCATGTTACTGTGCTGCTCATACATATAATGTGGTAATAGTTATGTCTGAAGAACCTCTGTGGTCAACATTTCATGAGGTTACAGATCACATCGGACTAAGGTTGTGAAGTTTGCATAGAACAAAGTCATAGTATTTAAGTGCATCGCAAATCCTTCACTAAGATTACGTGTGTTGAATCTACGCATATTTTATTGTTGCTTTATTATGTTATATTTAAGAAAAGTTGATGAAACAAAATATATTTAGGAAGTTATTTTGCCTAAATGCTGTGTTCAAATGAAAATCCTTTTTTTACAGGGTTGCTTATGCCATTCGCGACAAACTGTCAAGATATTTAATCACAGATGGCAGGGTGCCATGGCAGGAGAGCCATGTGAAAGACTGCAGA
This Dermacentor silvarum isolate Dsil-2018 chromosome 6, BIME_Dsil_1.4, whole genome shotgun sequence DNA region includes the following protein-coding sequences:
- the LOC125946234 gene encoding uncharacterized protein LOC125946234 isoform X2 → MCFFCSYLRMPPRSFDTLLELLKPRIQKSDPNYRKAIPPEHRLALAVRFLAAGETLRSSSFNFLSGRSTACVIVAEVCQAIWDVLGQIYVARPSTPGEWLKVAREFEDKWDMPHCLGAIDGKHVNVECPANSGSRDRNYKNAFIKSLLALSDANYSFLYVEIGHHGSESDGGIFSRSNLQMKILDSTLGLPACANLGRIGDIPYFFVGDEAFPLKTYMMRPYSKKSLHPLLSGSSSTVQPCCADSSATTQFEELQQKRIFNYRLNRARRVVENAFGILAQRWRILRRPFKAKEANIRRIVSACVVLHNFLLKESPDSKTMYCPPGTTDTEDWQGNLTDGSWRADGTDGGALVTLHGAGCHSARWQGAMAGEPCERLQMVTTVHVRSCFIQ
- the LOC125946234 gene encoding uncharacterized protein LOC125946234 isoform X3; its protein translation is MCFFCSYLRMPPRSFDTLLELLKPRIQKSDPNYRKAIPPEHRLALAVRFLAAGETLRSSSFNFLSGRSTACVIVAEVCQAIWDVLGQIYVARPSTPGEWLKVAREFEDKWDMPHCLGAIDGKHVNVECPANSGSRDRNYKNAFIKSLLALSDANYSFLYVEIGHHGSESDGGIFSRSNLQMKILDSTLGLPACANLGRIGDIPYFFVGDEAFPLKTYMMRPYSKKSLHPLLSGSSSTVQPCCADSSATTQFEELQQKRIFNYRLNRARRVVENAFGILAQRWRILRRPFKAKEANIRRIVSACVVLHNFLLKESPDSKTMYCPPGTTDTEDWQGNLTDGSWRADGTDGGALVTLHGAGCHSARWQGAMAGEPCERLQMVTTVHVSLAGG
- the LOC125946234 gene encoding uncharacterized protein LOC125946234 isoform X1, which encodes MCFFCSYLRMPPRSFDTLLELLKPRIQKSDPNYRKAIPPEHRLALAVRFLAAGETLRSSSFNFLSGRSTACVIVAEVCQAIWDVLGQIYVARPSTPGEWLKVAREFEDKWDMPHCLGAIDGKHVNVECPANSGSRDRNYKNAFIKSLLALSDANYSFLYVEIGHHGSESDGGIFSRSNLQMKILDSTLGLPACANLGRIGDIPYFFVGDEAFPLKTYMMRPYSKKSLHPLLSGSSSTVQPCCADSSATTQFEELQQKRIFNYRLNRARRVVENAFGILAQRWRILRRPFKAKEANIRRIVSACVVLHNFLLKESPDSKTMYCPPGTTDTEDWQGNLTDGSWRADGTDGGALVTLHGAGCHSARVAYAIRDKLSRYLITDGRVPWQESHVKDCRW